The sequence GCACGCTCTGGACTCGGAGATGACGAGCAACTTCAGGACGATCGCGGCGCAGAACGTTAATGCCGCGGACGAGCAGATCGATCGCGACGCCCGCTTCGGCGGCGCGGGTAAGCGCGTCAACGCATGGCGGGTCGACGAGCTGGTTCATCTTCATGATGATCCGCCCGTTGCCGAAACGGCGGTGCGCCGCGATCTCCCGCTCGATCCGGTCGAGGATCCCGTGGCGGATGGTGTAGGGCGCGACAAGCAGCTTGCGATAGCGTGTCTGCCGTGAATAGCCGGTGAGAAAGTTGAACAGCTCGGAGACATCGGCGGCAATCTCCGGACGGCAAGTCAGCAGCCCGAGGTCGGTGTAGAGCCGCGCGGTGGAGGGGTTGTAATTGCCGGTGCCGATGTGGACGTAGCGCCGCAATCCCTCGCGGTCGCGCCGCACGATCAGCAGCAGCTTGCAGTGGGTCTTCAGCCCGACCAAGCCGTAGGTGACATGCACCCCGGCGCGCTCTAAGGCGCGTGCCCACTCAATGTTGTTCTCCTCATCGAACCGCGCTTTCAGCTCAACGAGCACGGCCACCTGCTTGCCGTGGTCGGCCGCGCGCAGGAGCGCTTCGACAACCGGCGAGTGGGCACCGACGCGGTAGAGGGTTTGCTTCACCGCCAAAACGGCGGGGTCGACCGCCGCTTGGTTCAGCAGCTCGATCACCGGGTCGAACGAGTCGAAGGGGTGATGGAGCAGCACATCATGATCGCGGATGACCGAAAAGATATCGCTTTCGCGCAGAAGGGCGGGAACCCGGGGGTGAAATGGCGGGTCTTTCAGATCCGGCCGGTTGATGCGCGTCAGCTCCATCAATGCGCCGAGCCCAAGCGGGCCATCGACGACGTAGATATCCGCAGGGTCGACCGGCAGCTTTTCGATAAGGAGCGTGCGCAGGTAGTCCGGCAGCGAGGGATTGATCTGGAGCGCCACGACCGACCCAAACCGGCGGCGCTCGAGCCCAGCCTGAACCGACTCGAGGAGGTCGCCCGCTTCAAGGTCCTGGATCTGGATATCGGCATCGCGGATGACGCGGAAGGTATGCACCTCACGGATCGTCATCCCTGGGAAGAGCTTGTTGAGATTGGCAATGATGAGGTCATCCAGCCAGATGAAGGTGGTTTCGCGTTCGCCCGGCGCCTGAATCAAGCGCGGCAGAACGGTCGGGATCTTGACGCGGGCGAAGCGGCGCGTGCCCTCGGGGTCTTCTAAGACCACGGCGAGGCTGACCGAGAGGTTGGAGATGAAAGGGAAAGGATGGCCGGGGTCAAACCCGAGCGGCGTGCAGACCGGAAAGACTTCCTGATCAAAGTAGCGGTCGAGGTCGGCGCGCGTGGCCGGGCTCAGCTGATCTAAAGTCGTCAGCCGGATCTGTTCTGCTTCGAGCGCGGGCAGCAGGATGTCGCGCAGGCAGGCGCGCTGCGCCTGCATCAGAGAGAGGATGGCCGGGCGGATAAGGGCGAGCTGCTCTTCCGGTGTCAGGCCGTCGGGCGAGCGCTCGGTAACGCCGGCGCGCACTTGCTCAAGAAGGCCCGAGACGCGCACCATCATGAACTCGTCGAGGTTGGTGTCGGAGATCGCGACGAACTTGACCCGCTCGAGCAGAGGATGGCGCTCGCGGACCGCTTCGTGGAGAACCCGCTCATCGAACTGGAGCCAGCTGAGTTCTCGATTAAAGTACCGCCCACGATCAGCGCGCGCTGAGGAGCCGTCGGACATAGCGACCTCGCAGCGGTGCTCTCGCTAAGAGTAGGCGTGGTCGCGCGCGAGAGGCAAGCTGCGCCTCAGGCGCCCGATGCCGCGAGGAGCGCGCTGAGGTGGTCGCCGGCGGCAAGTCCAGAGAGAGCGGCGCCCTCCACGCGGGGCCCGGCGAAGGCGTCGCCCGCGAAGAGGAGCGTGCCGACGGCGACAGCGCGCTCGGGGAGGACGGGCTCGGGCAGGGCGAAGGGCCAGCGGTCGAGAATGGCGTCGCGCGGTGTGCCGCGGAAGTAGGGCTGCGCCGCCGCGATCAGGCGGGCCAGCACTGCCTCGTCGTCGAGCGGCCAAAGCGCGTCGCTCCACTCAGGAGAGGCGTGGATTGTCAGCACCGGCGCCGACGCGAGCCCTTTCCGCTGGTTGTCGGCGACAAAGGCGAGCCGATCGTTGGGCCGCTGCACGGCCCCCGGAGGAGGGAGAACACTCTCCTCAACGGTGACGACGGCTGAGAGCGTGCGGCGGTAGCGCACGGCGGCGAGCTGGCGGTACGTTCCCGCGGGGAGTGCGCCCGCGACGAGCGGCAGCGCTGCCGGCAGGGGAGGGGTGAGGACGACCCCGTCTGTGACGACTGTCTCGCCGCTGTCGCTCTGAACGCGCCACCGCCCGCCCTCAGCCGCGATCGCGCGCACGCGCTGCCCGAGGCGCACCTCAAGCGACTGCGCGAGGTAAGCGGCAAGGGCGCGCATGCCGCCTCGCACGACGTAGCGGGGAAAGCCGTCTTCAGGAGGACGCGCGCCGTCGGAAAAGCCGCTCGACCATTGGCGGACAAGCCCGGCGCGCTCCCACGCCTCAACGAGCTGCTGAAAGCGCTGGTCGCGGACGGTGAAGAACTGAGCGCCGATATCGGCCGCGCCAGCCGCTGTCTGGCGGGTTGCCAGCCGCCCGCCGGGGACGGGCCCGGCCTCGAAGAGGAGGACCGAGATGCCGGCATCGCGCAGCGTGTGCCCGGCAAGGAGCCCGGCAATGCCCGCCCCGACGACGACGGCGCGCATGGCAGCGACCCTAGCGGCCGAGCACCATGACGCAGGAGATGACGCCGGGACCGCCGAGGGTGTGGGCAAGTCCCGTCCGCGCATTTTTCACTTGGCGCTTCCCTTGGCGGCCGCGGATCTGGTTGGTGATCTCGGCGATCATGCGCACGCCGGTCGCGCCGACAGGATGCCCGGTCGCTTTCAGCCCGCCGGAGACATTGACCGGGAGGCCCCCCTCGAGCGTCGTCACCCCCTCGATGATCAGGCGTCCGCCCTCGCCACGCCCGCAGAAGCCGAGGTCTTCGTAGTTGATCAGCTCGGTGATGGTGAAACAGTCGTGGCATTCGGCGACGTCGATTTGCTCGCGCGGGTTGGTGATCCCCGCTTGGCGGTAGGCCTGAGCGGCGGCAGCGCGGGTGGCAGGGAAGCCGAGAAAATCGAAGTCAGGGCGAAACTGGACAGAAAAATAGCCTCCCCACGACGCGACCCCCACTCCCTTGATCAGGACATAGTCTTTTTTCAGCCGCTGGGCAATCTCTTTCCGCGTGAGGATCACCGCCGCGGCGCCGTCGGTCGTTGGACAGCAGTCGAACAAGCCGAGAGGATCGGCGACGAGCGGCGCTTTCAGCACCTGATCTTCGGTGATCGGCTTGCGGAAGTGCGCCCCCTCATTGAGGGAGCCGTTGTAATGGTTCTTGACAGCAACTTTGGCGAGCGTCGTGCGGTCGTAGCCGTACTCCTCGAAGTAGCGGTTGGCGAGAACGGCGAACATCCCCGGCGCTGTTCGTCCTTTGGTCAGCATGGGGTGGGTTTCCGTGATATGGCGGGCGACAAGGGAGCCGCGCGGGCTGACCTCGCGCATCTTCTCGACGCCGAGCGCCAGCACCATGTTGTACTCGCCGGCGGCGACTGCGAGCGCGGCAGCGCGAACGGCCTCCATCCCGGTGGCGCAGAGATTGGCGACGCGGGTGACGGGGATATTCGGCAGGTTGAGGGGGTCGGTGAGCGAACTGCCGTCGTCGCCGAGAAGAGCGTTCAGCTGCGGGAACGCCGTTCCCAGCCAAGCCGCTTCGATCTCGCCCGGGTCGATCCCTGCATCCGCGTACGCCGCGTACGCGGCGTCGATGAGCAAGTCGGTATAGCTCTGATCGAACAGCTCGCCGAACTTGGTCACCCCAACGCCAATGATCGCCACAGTGTCTGCAATCGGCACCGGAACATCCTCCTCCCTGCTAGTGCGGCAGCGCGGCAAGAGTATACAAAGAGGAAGCAGCCGACCGCACCTGCCGGACCCCTCCAGCGCGAAGAGGCGAGCTGAGAGCGCCCTCGCGCGGCATTTCTAGCGGGAAGACGCCCGCTCCCCGGAGCGGGGACACATCGTCTTGCCACTGAACGAGGCGCAGGGGGCAGCCCTTTTCAGCGCCAGAGCGCCACTCCCGCGCTTGTTCTTCGCCGTCCTTCCCGCTGTTATTGTGCAGTGGAAACATTGTTTGAAATAAGTAAGGAAACACGTATAATACAGCAACAAAACTCCGCCCGAGGACTCTCATGCGCTCTCTCGTCGCTCTCGTGCTCGCTGTCGGCTTCTTCTTCAACGGAACTGCGCTGGCGCTCGGCGATGGCCCGAGCAAGAACTATCTGCCGCTCGTCAGCCGCAATGCGCCACTCGACTACCTCGGCTACGCCCCGCCGTCGCCACGGCCGACCAACACGCCGATAGGCGGCGGGCCCGGCGTGCCGCCCCCGCCGGCAACTCCCACGTTCTCTCCAACGGCGACGCGCACTCCTACTCCGTCGCCAACGAGCACCCCCACTCCCACGCCGACCAGTACGCCTTCTCCCACGCCGACAGCGTGCGCCCAGCGAGCCGACCTGCTGCTCAACGGCGGTTTTGAATATGAGGGCGCGTGGTCGATCGTCTTGGGGAACCCCTATCGAAGCACGCTGTGGAAATGGGCGGGCAACTATTCCATGCACTTCGGCTGGACGGTCAGTTCGACGGACTCGATCGTGCAGACAGTCGTGGTGCCGCCCTGGGCAGACACAGCGGCAGTGTATTTCTACGCTTTGATGTTTAGCAACGACTCGACTGTCACAAAGCACGACTGGCTGCGGGTCATGGTGACGACCCCCGATCTCTCTGTCATCCTCGCCGCCGGCGATGTGCCGAACAATTCCATTCGCGGCAGTTGGGAGCGGTGGCGCCTTGCCGTGCCGGGGATCACCAGCTATCGCGGCCAATCCCTGCTCCTCGCAATCGGCGGGGTGAATGACGTCTCTTTGCCGACGCGATGGTATGTCGACAACGTCGAGATGGTCTTTGGCTGCGGCATCTACGCCGCCAGCCTCGACGCCCGGGACGTGCTGCCGGCAGAGTCGTAGCCGCGCAAGCAGCGGCGCGCTCAGGGCAAGCGGGCAGAGAGCGCCGGTGACGGCAGCCTGCACCGCCTCGTGGGGGCGAGAGATGATCGCGCCGCGCGGGGCATCCGGGGGGCGAACGGCTGCTGGCGAGTGGCCATGAGCGTGCGTAGAATCGAAAGCGTCATCTCGCGCAGCAGGGAAGAGCAATGCCTCGCTACTACATCTGGACCGTCGGCTGCCAAATGAACGTCGCCGACTCCGAGCGGCTGGGCGCCGCCCTTGAGCAGCTCGGCTACGTTCCGTCAGCTCGTCCTGACGAGTCGGATGTCGTAGTGCTGAACACCTGCAGCGTTCGCCGCGCCGCTGAAGAGAAAGCGATTAATCAGCTGCATCTCCTCAAGCGCCTCAAGCAGCGTCGCCCTGAGCTGACGCTTGCGCTGGTCGGCTGCATGGTACCGAAAGACTCTTCGGCGCTGGCGAAGGAGTTCCCGTTCGTCGATGTCTTCTGTCGGCCGCAGCAGTTTGCTCCTCTCCTGAAGATCGCCGCCGACAAGATCGGCAGCGGCGACGGCTGCCTCGATCCGGGCCGCCTCCCTCTCCCCACGCCGAAGGGGCCGACCGCTTTTGTCCCGATCAGCCACGGCTGCAATAAGGTCTGTTCGTTCTGTGTCATCCCGTACCGCCGGGGGACCGAGGTGAGCCGCCCGCTCGCGGAGCTAGTGGATGAGGTGCGCGCTCTCGTTCGTCGCGGCGTCGTCGAAGTGACGCTGCTCGGCCAGAATGTCGACTCCTACGGCGGCGACCTGCCGGACCGTCCTGACCTCGCCGATCTCCTGACCGCCCTCAACGAGATCGACGGATTGGAGCGCATTCGCTTCCTCACCTCGCACCCGCGCGACATGAGCGAGAAGCTGATCCGGGCGGTCGCTGAGCTGCCGAAGGTGTGCGAGCATATCAATCTGCCGGTGCAATCGGGGGACGACGAGATCCTGCGGTCGATGCGGCGGGGCTATACCGCAGCGGAATACCGCGAGCTTGTCGCGAAGATCCGCGAGCTTGTGCCCGGCGTCTCGATGGCGACCGACGTCATCGTCGGCTACCCCGGCGAGAGCGAGCGCGCCTTCCAGAATACCTACGATCTGCTCGCCGAACTGCAGATCGACGTCGTGCACGTTGCGGCGTATTCGCCGCGTCCTGGCACTCTCGCCGCGAAGCTGCCGGATGATGTGCCGCCCGCCGAGAAGAAAGCGCGTCTCCACGCCATCGAGCGGCTGCAGGAGCGCATCAGCGCGCAGTTCAACGCGCGCTATCTCGGTCAGACGGTTGAGGTGCTTGTCGAAGGGAAGAAAAACGGGCGCTGGTTCGGGCGGACGCGGACGAATAAGCTTGTCTTCTGGGAGCAGGAAGGCGACCTGACCGGGACAATCGTTCCCGTCACCATTGAGCGAACGGGCGCGTGGTCCCTCCAAGGGCCGCAGACGCTCCGCCTCGCCGTTCTCGCCTAGCTTACGGCCGCTCCCCTGAGTGCGCGGAGGGAACGCGGGCGGCAGCGCGCTCCGCCGCACCCGCAGCCCCATCTGACGACCCCGCATCGCCTAGGAGCGGCGCGTTCTCGGGCCCATGGTGAGCGGCACGGCGTTGGCGGGGCGGAAAGAGCAGCGAGCCAACGGTCGCAACGAGGAGCACTGTCGCCACCACCGTCAGCGAAACTGCCGTCGGGATATGCAGGTCGATCTCGCGTCCGGCGATCTCGAGGTGACCGATCACCGCGCCGACAAGCTTCAGCCCAATGAACCCCAGCACAATGGCCAGCCCGTAGCGCAGCAGGTGGAACCGATCTACTACTCCCGCCAGCAGGAAGTACAAAGCGCGCAAGCCGAGGATCGCGAAGACATTTGACGTGTAGACGATAAACGGATCGGTGGTGATCGCGAAGATTGCCGGGATCGAGTCAAGAGCAAACATCAAGTCGGTCGCTTCGACGACTGCGACGACGATCAGCAGCGGGGTGGCATACACCCGGCCATCAAGCATCACAAAGAACGACTGTCCATAGTAGCGTGGAGTGACGGGAAATACCTTCCGAACAAGTCGGACAACAACGTTCTTCTCCACTTCGATCTCTTCCTCCTCCTTCGAGGTGAGCATTCGGAAGGCAGCGAAGAGGAGGAACAGTCCGAAGATGAACAGCACCCACTGGAACTGAGAGACAAGATAAGCGCCGATCCCGATCATGATGCCGCGCATGATGAGCGCGCTCAGGACGCCAATAAACAGCACGCGGTGCTGATACTCCTTCGGCACGGCGAACGCCGAAAAGAGCAGCACAAAGACGAAGATATTGTCGACGCTGAGCGACTTTTCGATCAGGTAGCCGGTGAGGAATTCGAGCCCTTTTTGGCCGCCGAGGACAGACCAGACACCGATGTTGAAAAGCAGGGCGAGCACAATCCAGAACGCGGACCACAGGCCGGCCTCGCGCAGGCTGACCGCATGCGGCTTGCGATGAAAAACGAGCAGATCGGCGAGGAGAAGAAGAACGACGAAGAAAGTGAAGATGAGGTAAAACCACGGGCTAATAGTCAAGCGCGCTCCCTGCCGGCCGGGAGAGTAGAGCGTGTGAGAGGGGTCGGCCAGCGCATCGGTTCAATTGTTCTCGCTTGCGGGGGAGGCCGTCAACGCGGCAGAAGCGGCGCCGCTCGCGATCAGCTGCGCGATCTCTCCCTCGCTATACCCTGCTTCGCGCAGGATCTCGATCGTATGCTCGCCAAGCCGTGGCGCCGGGCGGCGGTACTGGGCAGGCGTTGCGCTCATCTTGAAGGGAGGGCCAGCGTAGCGGGCGAGGCCGGCGAGCGGATGGTCGAGGTCGACGAAATACTCGCGCGCCCGATACTGCTCATCCTCGAACAGGTCGGCGAGCGTCATCACTTTTGCCACCGGCAGCCGGGCGCGCTCCTGCAGCAGGCGGAATGCCTCGGTGGCGGTGTGACGCTCCAGCCACGGAAGGAAAATGCGGTCGAACTCCTCGCGGTGCTGGTAGCGGAGCGCGTTCGTCGCGAAGCGGGGATCGTTCAGTTCGGGCAGGTTGAGCGCCACTGCCACCTCTGCGCCTGTCCGGCTGCCGAACATGAGGAACAGGTCGCCCTTGGCGGTGGCGCGCCGTCCGGCCGGGTGGAAACCGGCGACGGTCGCCCGCCGGCGCCGGTGCACCAAGCCGAGGCATTGATACAGCCCGAGCGAGAACTCAATCAGATTGACAACCGCTTCGAGGATCGACACGTCGAGATATTGGGCTTCGCCGAGCAGATCGCGCTGCCAGAGCGCTGCCAGCGCGCCGATGCAGGCGTTGATGCCCGCGTGCAGGGAGGGCTGGGCGCCGGCCGTCTTGAGCGGCGGCCGGTCGCTCTGTCCGGTGATATAGGGGATCTCCCCATGGCCCCAAAGGGTCAGTTCCGTCGCCTCATACTGCGCGTAGGGACCGGTTTGGCCGTAATTCGAGATCGATACCGTGATCACGTCGGGATTGACGGTGCGCAGTGTTTCGTGGTCGAGGCCAAGGCGCGCCATCACGCCGGGGCGAAAATTCTCGAGCACAATATCGGCCGAGGCTGCCAGCCGAAGCGCCACCTCACGGCCTGCGGGATGGGCGAGGTCGAGCACAATGCTTCGCTTGTTCGTGTTGAGATAGAGGAAGGTGGCGGAGGTTTCGAGGGAGCGGTTGCCGGGGGGGAACGGGCCGAGGTCGCGCGCTGGATCGCCGCGGCCGGGACGCTCGACTTTAATGACATCGGCGCCGAAATCAGCCAGCAGCTTCGTGGCAAACGGGCCGGCAATATGCCAGCCGAAATCGAGGACGCGGATACCTTCGAGCGCTCGATCGGGCACGGGCAGACAGTCTATCATTGAACGCTGACAACGTCAAAACTGCTGCGCCGCGCGCAGCACGCGCTATACTAATAAAGGATGCCCCGATAGCTCAGAGGATAGAGCACCGGCCTCCGGAGCCGGGAGCGGCGGTTCGAGTCCGTCTCGGGGTACCAAGGTGGGCCGAGCGTTCGCTCGGCCTTTGTGCGTACTTAAGGAGGGGTCGATGACCCGTTCTCGTCGCGCCCGGCGGGAAGCCGCACGCCGACGGGCTCACGAGCAGCCCCAACCTGCGCCAGCCGCTGCGGCGCGTCACGCGTCCGCGGCGCCTGCCGAACCGCGCCCGGTTCCGAAGAAGGTCGTCCGCTCCCGTCCCCGCCGGCCGTGGTACCGCAACCCGGTCTTTCAGCAGGTCACATTTCTCCTCGTCAGCGCCGCAGTGGTCTCGGGGCTGGTCTATCTGTTCAACCAGCAGCAGATCATCTCGACCTTGCCAACTCCAACGGTCACCCCGTGGCCGACCTCGACCCCGAACGCGACTGCCACCGCTGCCGCTATTGAGACGGCGACGGCGCGCGCCAACCCCACGCCGACGCCCGAGGCAACGGAAACGCCGGCGCTCTCTCCCACCCCCACTCCGGTGGTGCAGGCGCGTCCTACCTACACTGCTCCGCCGCCGATGACAATCGACACCTCGAAGATCTACACAGCGACCATTGAGACCGTGCGCGGCACCTTCGTCATCGAGCTGTATCCCCAAGATGCTCCGATCACCGTCAACAACTTTGTCCGCCTTGCTCGCGACGGGTTCTACAACGGGCTCACCTTCCACCGCGTCGAGTCTTGGCTGATCCAAGGCGGCGACCCGGAAGGAACAGGGCGCGGCGGGCCCGGCTATCGCTTTGAAGACGAGCCGGTGCGGGGCGAGTATCTCCGGGGAGTGGTGGCAATGGCGAACGCCGGCCCGAACACGAACGGCAGCCAGTTCTTCATTCTGAAGCGCGATTCGCCGCTGCCCAAGCAGTACAACCTGTTTGGCAAGGTGGTCAGTGGAATGGACGTCGTCGACCAAATCCAAGTGGGCGACCGGATGACCAGCGTCACGATCACCGAAGGCTGATGGAAAGGAGCGCAGTATGGCTAAGCAGTATCCGGCCCCGCCCCCGATGACGATCAATCCGGACCACACCTACCACGCCATCATCGAGACGACGCGGGGCACGATCCGCGTGGAACTGCTTCCGAAGGACGCGCCGAAGTCGGTCAACAACTTTGTCTTCTTGGCGCGCGACGGCTTTTATGATGGCCTCACCTTTCATCGCGTTGAGGATTGGGTGGTGCAGGGCGGCGACCCATTCGGACGCGGCTACGGCGGCCCTGGCTACCAGTGGGAAGATGAGCCGGTGAAAGGGGAATATCGCGCGGGGATCATGGCGATGGCGAACGCCGGGCCGAACACCAACGGCAGCCAGTTTTTCTTCCTCAAGCGCGACACCCCGCTGCCGAAGCAGTACAACCTCTTCGGACGGATCGTCAGCGGGTTCGACGTGCTGACGCAGCTCCGCCGCGGCGACACGATGCTCACGGTCCGGATTGCCGAGACAGACGCCGACGGCAGGCCGGTCGAGCCGTAGAGCGCCCGCGCTCTTGGCGCACGGTGTCGGGCAGGGAGGGTCAGGTCCTACGCCGAATGCGGGGCCGTCGTCGGCGCTAGCCTGCGGCGGTGTCTGCTCCGCTCGCATGATCCCGCGCCGGCGTTTTCCGCGGGGCTGAGCGCTCTCGCCGGCGGCTGCGGGTGTCTCCTCAGCGCTTCGGCGCCGTCCTGCGGGAGGGCTGCTCATGCGCTGATGCGCTGCGGGGCGCATCATCTCCGCGCGCGTTGGGCGCGGGCGGAGCGGTCACGTCGGCAAGCGCGAGTTCGGGCGGGAGCTGCGCGGCAGGTCGGCCGGTGGCATTGCGCGCTCCGCAAGGCATGAGGATGGCGGCTGCGGCGAGACGGCTCCGCGTGCTGTCCCCAGCGAGCGCTCGCCTCACTGCAATGACTGCCGCCTCAGCGTGGAGAGATCCTGTAGCGCGGAAGCCAAACGATCTCTGCGTCGATGGCTGCTCCAACCGTCAGGAGGGCGACGGAAGGACGGGGCTGAAGGCGGGGCACCGTGGCCGAGCCAGGATTGACGAGCAGGACATCGCGGTGCCAGTCGACCCGAGGAGCGTGGCTGTGGCCGAAGACGACCACGTCGACACTGCCCGCTTCGAACGCGCCGAGCGCGCGTTCAACGGTTGTGCGTTCGGACCCGCGGTCTCCGTGAACAAGCCCAATGCGGGTTGAGCCTGCCAGCACAATCTTCCGCCACCCGAGCCGCTCGAGGAGGGCGGGGCTGTCGATATTGCCTGCGACCGCCTCCACGGGCGCAATCGCGGCGAGCTCGGTCAAGATCTGCTCGCTGCCGAGATCGCCCGCGTGCAGGATCAGGTCAACCCCGGCGAACAGGCGCCGGACGCTCTCTGGCAGCGGATGGCCGTGGGTATCTGCAATCAGGCCGAGACGCACCGTATCGCTCCTCCCCACCACTATAATCGAGGCGAGGAGCGAAAGATGGCGGCTGATCCCTATCGTCATGGCCTCATCGCTCGGTTGCGTGCCAGCGGAGAGGATGTCGTTTGGTGCGCCGAGCTGTTTCCGCGCCCCCACGTTGATTGGGCGCCTGAAGGGGAGTGGTCAGCGCGTCAAATTGTCACCCATCTGCGCGACGTGGAGCATGGCGTCCAGATCGCCCGCATTCAGGCAGCAGTGCTGGAAGACAATCCGACCTTTCCTCGTTTCGACGCTGCGGCGTGGCGCGCCGCCCACCGCCCGGCGTCGGAGACATACGACGAGGTGGTGGACGATTTTGCTGCCGGCCGGCGCGCTCTTGCCGCCTTGCTCGATCGCCTTGACGCGGAGGACTGGAGCCGTCCGGTGCGGTCGGCCGCATTCGGGCTGAGCACTCTTGAGGCGGTCGCGGAGCGCGCTTACCTTCATACTCTCGACCATATCGGGCAGCTCCTTCGCTTGCGCCGGACGCTCCTTGCTGCCCTCGCGGGAGAGGGCGCCTCTGGACCCTGACGCGATCGCCCGGGCCCTTGAAGCAGACGCCGCGGCGCTCGGCTTCGATCTGTTCGGGATCGCTCCTGCCGACACTCTCGTCGAGGACCTTGCTGCCTACCGCCAGCGCCTCGCGGAGGGCCGGCTGCGGGGGATGGACTGGCTGAATGACGAGCGGGTGATTGCGTTCGCGCCGACCCAATTAGTGGAAGAGGCGTGCTCGGTCATTGTGCTGGGAATGAGCTACTACATCCCGGCTGCGCCGGAGCCTGCCGCAGACGACCACGGCCCCACGGGGCGGGTCGCCCGGTACGCGCGCGGGCGCGACTACCATCGCGTTATTCGCCCGAAGCTGCGGCGGCTGGCCGGCCGGCTGGCTGAGTTGGCGGGACGGCCCGTTCGCGCTCGCCTCTTCGTCGACAGCGGCCCGCTTGCAGAGCGAGCGTTTGCCCGCGCTGCCGGGATCGGCTGGATCGGGAAGAACACCTTGCTTCTCAACCGGCGGCTTGGGTCGTGGTCCTTCCTCGCCGCGATTGTGTCTGACGTGGCGCTGCCGACTGGAAAGCCCGTTCGGACGAATTGCGGCGCGTGCGACCGCTGTCTGCGCGCCTGCCCGACCGAGGCGTTCGTCGCTCCCTATGTCCTCGATGCGACGCGCTGTATCTCCTACCTGACGATTGAACATCGCGGTCCGATCCCGCCCGAGCTGCGACCCGCGATGGGAGACTGGATCTTCGGCTGCGATGTCTGTCAGGACGTCTGTCCTGTCAATCGAAAAGCGGCAGCCGCCCGGGAGCCCGACTTTGCGCCC comes from Dehalococcoidia bacterium and encodes:
- the ppk1 gene encoding polyphosphate kinase 1 → MSDGSSARADRGRYFNRELSWLQFDERVLHEAVRERHPLLERVKFVAISDTNLDEFMMVRVSGLLEQVRAGVTERSPDGLTPEEQLALIRPAILSLMQAQRACLRDILLPALEAEQIRLTTLDQLSPATRADLDRYFDQEVFPVCTPLGFDPGHPFPFISNLSVSLAVVLEDPEGTRRFARVKIPTVLPRLIQAPGERETTFIWLDDLIIANLNKLFPGMTIREVHTFRVIRDADIQIQDLEAGDLLESVQAGLERRRFGSVVALQINPSLPDYLRTLLIEKLPVDPADIYVVDGPLGLGALMELTRINRPDLKDPPFHPRVPALLRESDIFSVIRDHDVLLHHPFDSFDPVIELLNQAAVDPAVLAVKQTLYRVGAHSPVVEALLRAADHGKQVAVLVELKARFDEENNIEWARALERAGVHVTYGLVGLKTHCKLLLIVRRDREGLRRYVHIGTGNYNPSTARLYTDLGLLTCRPEIAADVSELFNFLTGYSRQTRYRKLLVAPYTIRHGILDRIEREIAAHRRFGNGRIIMKMNQLVDPPCVDALTRAAEAGVAIDLLVRGINVLRRDRPEVARHLRVQSVLGRFLEHSRIYYFHNGGEEEILIGSADLMPRNLDHRVEVLVPIEDPELRRLIRDDILARYLRDEAGSYFLEPEGYYRPPTGGFDAQADLLRLAALEEATVTPLTGSLSQPQRDDLDL
- a CDS encoding FAD-dependent oxidoreductase, producing the protein MRAVVVGAGIAGLLAGHTLRDAGISVLLFEAGPVPGGRLATRQTAAGAADIGAQFFTVRDQRFQQLVEAWERAGLVRQWSSGFSDGARPPEDGFPRYVVRGGMRALAAYLAQSLEVRLGQRVRAIAAEGGRWRVQSDSGETVVTDGVVLTPPLPAALPLVAGALPAGTYRQLAAVRYRRTLSAVVTVEESVLPPPGAVQRPNDRLAFVADNQRKGLASAPVLTIHASPEWSDALWPLDDEAVLARLIAAAQPYFRGTPRDAILDRWPFALPEPVLPERAVAVGTLLFAGDAFAGPRVEGAALSGLAAGDHLSALLAASGA
- a CDS encoding acetyl-CoA acetyltransferase; the protein is MPIADTVAIIGVGVTKFGELFDQSYTDLLIDAAYAAYADAGIDPGEIEAAWLGTAFPQLNALLGDDGSSLTDPLNLPNIPVTRVANLCATGMEAVRAAALAVAAGEYNMVLALGVEKMREVSPRGSLVARHITETHPMLTKGRTAPGMFAVLANRYFEEYGYDRTTLAKVAVKNHYNGSLNEGAHFRKPITEDQVLKAPLVADPLGLFDCCPTTDGAAAVILTRKEIAQRLKKDYVLIKGVGVASWGGYFSVQFRPDFDFLGFPATRAAAAQAYRQAGITNPREQIDVAECHDCFTITELINYEDLGFCGRGEGGRLIIEGVTTLEGGLPVNVSGGLKATGHPVGATGVRMIAEITNQIRGRQGKRQVKNARTGLAHTLGGPGVISCVMVLGR
- the miaB gene encoding tRNA (N6-isopentenyl adenosine(37)-C2)-methylthiotransferase MiaB, with amino-acid sequence MPRYYIWTVGCQMNVADSERLGAALEQLGYVPSARPDESDVVVLNTCSVRRAAEEKAINQLHLLKRLKQRRPELTLALVGCMVPKDSSALAKEFPFVDVFCRPQQFAPLLKIAADKIGSGDGCLDPGRLPLPTPKGPTAFVPISHGCNKVCSFCVIPYRRGTEVSRPLAELVDEVRALVRRGVVEVTLLGQNVDSYGGDLPDRPDLADLLTALNEIDGLERIRFLTSHPRDMSEKLIRAVAELPKVCEHINLPVQSGDDEILRSMRRGYTAAEYRELVAKIRELVPGVSMATDVIVGYPGESERAFQNTYDLLAELQIDVVHVAAYSPRPGTLAAKLPDDVPPAEKKARLHAIERLQERISAQFNARYLGQTVEVLVEGKKNGRWFGRTRTNKLVFWEQEGDLTGTIVPVTIERTGAWSLQGPQTLRLAVLA
- a CDS encoding TerC family protein, with translation MTISPWFYLIFTFFVVLLLLADLLVFHRKPHAVSLREAGLWSAFWIVLALLFNIGVWSVLGGQKGLEFLTGYLIEKSLSVDNIFVFVLLFSAFAVPKEYQHRVLFIGVLSALIMRGIMIGIGAYLVSQFQWVLFIFGLFLLFAAFRMLTSKEEEEIEVEKNVVVRLVRKVFPVTPRYYGQSFFVMLDGRVYATPLLIVVAVVEATDLMFALDSIPAIFAITTDPFIVYTSNVFAILGLRALYFLLAGVVDRFHLLRYGLAIVLGFIGLKLVGAVIGHLEIAGREIDLHIPTAVSLTVVATVLLVATVGSLLFPPRQRRAAHHGPENAPLLGDAGSSDGAAGAAERAAARVPSAHSGERP
- a CDS encoding CoA transferase, whose protein sequence is MPDRALEGIRVLDFGWHIAGPFATKLLADFGADVIKVERPGRGDPARDLGPFPPGNRSLETSATFLYLNTNKRSIVLDLAHPAGREVALRLAASADIVLENFRPGVMARLGLDHETLRTVNPDVITVSISNYGQTGPYAQYEATELTLWGHGEIPYITGQSDRPPLKTAGAQPSLHAGINACIGALAALWQRDLLGEAQYLDVSILEAVVNLIEFSLGLYQCLGLVHRRRRATVAGFHPAGRRATAKGDLFLMFGSRTGAEVAVALNLPELNDPRFATNALRYQHREEFDRIFLPWLERHTATEAFRLLQERARLPVAKVMTLADLFEDEQYRAREYFVDLDHPLAGLARYAGPPFKMSATPAQYRRPAPRLGEHTIEILREAGYSEGEIAQLIASGAASAALTASPASENN
- a CDS encoding peptidylprolyl isomerase; the protein is MTIDTSKIYTATIETVRGTFVIELYPQDAPITVNNFVRLARDGFYNGLTFHRVESWLIQGGDPEGTGRGGPGYRFEDEPVRGEYLRGVVAMANAGPNTNGSQFFILKRDSPLPKQYNLFGKVVSGMDVVDQIQVGDRMTSVTITEG